The sequence AAGGACCTCGGCCACCAGGTGGACGAGAACGCCGACAACGTTCTAGTAGACGGAAAGCCCGCCAAGCTTCCGCGCAAGACGACCACCATCATGTTCCACAAGCCGGCCGGCTGCGTATGCACCAAGACCGACCCGCAGGGCCGCCGCACCGTATACGACTACCTGCCCCCTGCCTACCAGAATCTGAAATACGTGGGGCGCCTCGACTTGCAGAGCCGCGGACTTTTGCTGTTTACCGACGACGGTGAACTGCTCCACCGCCTCACGCACCCGAGTTTCGAAATTCCGCGCAGCTACTACGTGTGGACAGACCGCCCCCTCAGCGAACATGCCGCCCAGAAGTTGGTGGACGGAGTCGACATCCGCGAAGAAGGCGCCGATCAAGAAGAAATCGCCTTCGCGACAGACATCTACCTGGAAAAGGGATTTGCCGAACTCGTGCTCATCGAAGGCAAGAACCGTGAAATCCGCCGCATGATGCGCGCCGTCGGGTACGAAATCCGCGACCTCAAGCGCGTGAGCTACTGCAAGCTGACTCTCGGCGACTTACCCGCAGGCGAATTCCGCGAACTTACGGCAGATGAAAAGAACAAGCTGAAGCAAGCGGTACACATTTAAAGCCGCACCTACGGCCCTTCGGCAGGCTCAGGGACCTTAATAAGGTTAGCGAGCTTGCGAAGCGTGAGCTTAAGCCTGTGCTGAGCACTGTCGAAGCAAACCACGCTCAGGATGACACTCTAGTTATGAATAGCAGAACATTATACATCGGTGACGTACATGGCTGCGCCGACGAACTCGAACGCATCGTGGACGCTTTCGGCTTTGTACGCGGCAAGGATACCCTTTATCAGACCGGCGACATCATCAATAAAGGCCCCGACATGATGCGCGCCCTCCAGTTTATCAAGGATAACGGGATTCTCACCGTACGCGGTAACCACGAAGAGCACCTGATACGCGCCCTGGAACTCCCCGAAAGCGAATGGACCGAAAAGCAGCGCAGCCGGTTCGCAAAACTTTCGATGGAAGAATGGAAGTACATCGCAGACGAAGTTTGCACCTGGCCCCTGTGGCGAGACACTCCGCACGCCCTTTTAGTTCACGCAGGACTCGAACCCGAAAAGACTCGACTAGAGGACATGGACCCGAAGGTTATTTTATCCGTAAGATACTGGAATGAAAAGCCCTGGTTCGAGCAGGTAAGTTGGCCAAAGACGGTTGTTTTCGGACACTGGGCCAAAATGGGATTCGTAAACCGCCCCGGATTTATCGGACTAGACGCAGGCTGCGTTTACGGCAAGAAGCTAATGGCGTGGTGCCCCGAAGAGGACAAATTCTACGAGATTCCCGCCGCACGGGAATACGCTCCCGTAAAGGACAAGGCGAAAACCGCCCTGGATGCCCCTTGCATTGTACCGGGCGACAAGCAGCCCGAAGAAAAGCGCCCAAAGACTTTCGAGGAAATCAAGCAGAAGATTGAAAGCGGCGACATTCTCCCGGCTGACAACAGCGAAGAGACTCAGAAACTGCGCAAGGCCTCTCCAAGCATCGTTGCCGAATGGGCCGGCTACAATCCATAAGACATTTTGAAAGTATTGAAACCCCTTTCGACATTTTCTA is a genomic window of uncultured Fibrobacter sp. containing:
- a CDS encoding pseudouridine synthase encodes the protein MRINKFISLCGIASRRAADALIEEGRVQVNGETIKDLGHQVDENADNVLVDGKPAKLPRKTTTIMFHKPAGCVCTKTDPQGRRTVYDYLPPAYQNLKYVGRLDLQSRGLLLFTDDGELLHRLTHPSFEIPRSYYVWTDRPLSEHAAQKLVDGVDIREEGADQEEIAFATDIYLEKGFAELVLIEGKNREIRRMMRAVGYEIRDLKRVSYCKLTLGDLPAGEFRELTADEKNKLKQAVHI
- a CDS encoding metallophosphoesterase: MNSRTLYIGDVHGCADELERIVDAFGFVRGKDTLYQTGDIINKGPDMMRALQFIKDNGILTVRGNHEEHLIRALELPESEWTEKQRSRFAKLSMEEWKYIADEVCTWPLWRDTPHALLVHAGLEPEKTRLEDMDPKVILSVRYWNEKPWFEQVSWPKTVVFGHWAKMGFVNRPGFIGLDAGCVYGKKLMAWCPEEDKFYEIPAAREYAPVKDKAKTALDAPCIVPGDKQPEEKRPKTFEEIKQKIESGDILPADNSEETQKLRKASPSIVAEWAGYNP